The Pseudorhodobacter turbinis genome contains a region encoding:
- a CDS encoding electron transfer flavoprotein subunit beta/FixA family protein, whose amino-acid sequence MKVLVPVKRVIDYNVKVRVKADGSGVDLANVKMSMNPFDEIAVEQAIRLKEAGSVEEVVVVSIGVKQSQETLRTALAMGADRAILIIAADDVHNDIEPLAVAKLLKAVVDAEAPGLVICGKQAIDNDMNATGQMLSALLGWSQATFASELAIEGDKAVVTREVDGGLQTIKVNMPTVVTVDLRLNEPRYASLPNIMKAKKKPLEEKTAADYGVDVTPRLTVIKTAEPAGRKAGIKVGSVDELIAKLKDEAGVI is encoded by the coding sequence ATGAAGGTTCTTGTACCTGTCAAACGTGTGATCGACTATAACGTGAAAGTCCGCGTCAAAGCGGATGGCAGCGGTGTTGATCTTGCCAACGTTAAAATGTCGATGAACCCGTTTGACGAAATTGCCGTCGAACAGGCTATTCGCCTCAAAGAGGCCGGCAGCGTTGAAGAAGTCGTGGTTGTTTCCATCGGCGTCAAACAGTCGCAAGAAACCCTGCGTACCGCTTTGGCCATGGGGGCCGACCGGGCGATTTTGATCATCGCCGCCGATGACGTGCACAACGACATTGAACCGCTGGCCGTTGCCAAGCTGCTCAAGGCTGTGGTGGACGCGGAAGCACCGGGGTTGGTGATCTGCGGCAAGCAGGCGATCGACAATGACATGAACGCGACGGGGCAAATGCTCTCGGCACTTCTGGGCTGGTCGCAGGCGACATTCGCGTCGGAGCTGGCGATTGAAGGCGACAAGGCCGTAGTCACCCGCGAAGTGGATGGCGGTTTGCAAACCATCAAGGTGAACATGCCAACGGTCGTGACGGTCGATTTGCGCCTGAACGAGCCGCGCTATGCCTCGTTGCCCAACATCATGAAGGCCAAGAAAAAGCCTTTGGAAGAAAAGACCGCCGCCGATTACGGCGTCGACGTGACCCCGCGCCTGACGGTGATCAAAACCGCAGAACCGGCAGGCCGCAAAGCGGGGATCAAAGTCGGCTCGGTTGATGAGCTGATTGCAAAACTCAAAGACGAAGCGGGGGTTATCTGA
- a CDS encoding electron transfer flavoprotein subunit alpha/FixB family protein, with translation MAVLLLGEVTNGTLNLDATAKAVMAAKPLGDVVVLCAGASAADAAAEAAKISGVSKVLCAEDASLGHRLAEPTAALIVGLAKDYSHVIAPATTDAKNVLPRVAALLDVMVISDVTAIIDADTFERPIYAGNAMQTLKSSDAIKVASIRTASFDLAEMGGAAPVETIGAAADPALSSWVEDKVAKSDRPELTSAGIVVSGGRGVGSEDDFALIEKLADKLGAAVGASRAAVDSGYAPNDWQVGQTGKVVAPDLYIAVGISGAIQHLAGMKDSKVIVAINKDEEAPIFQVADYGLVADLFTAVPELIEKL, from the coding sequence ATGGCTGTTCTTCTTTTGGGTGAAGTCACCAATGGCACATTGAACCTCGACGCGACTGCCAAGGCAGTTATGGCGGCGAAACCTTTGGGCGATGTCGTTGTGCTATGTGCCGGCGCCTCTGCGGCAGATGCAGCGGCAGAAGCGGCGAAAATCTCTGGCGTGTCCAAGGTGCTTTGCGCCGAGGATGCAAGCCTTGGCCACCGCTTGGCAGAGCCTACAGCCGCGCTGATCGTTGGTCTGGCCAAGGATTACAGCCACGTGATTGCGCCCGCGACAACGGATGCGAAAAACGTGCTGCCACGCGTCGCGGCCTTGCTGGATGTTATGGTGATCTCGGATGTAACCGCGATTATCGACGCCGACACGTTTGAACGCCCGATCTATGCCGGTAACGCGATGCAAACGCTGAAATCCAGCGATGCAATCAAAGTGGCCTCGATCCGGACGGCAAGCTTTGATCTGGCAGAAATGGGTGGCGCTGCCCCTGTGGAAACCATTGGTGCTGCTGCCGATCCGGCGCTGTCGTCTTGGGTTGAAGACAAGGTTGCGAAGTCAGACCGTCCAGAGCTGACCAGCGCTGGGATCGTGGTCTCGGGTGGTCGTGGTGTCGGCTCCGAAGACGATTTTGCCTTGATCGAAAAGCTGGCAGACAAGCTGGGCGCGGCTGTTGGCGCATCCCGTGCGGCCGTTGACAGCGGCTATGCCCCGAACGATTGGCAGGTTGGTCAAACCGGTAAGGTTGTCGCCCCGGATCTCTATATCGCTGTTGGGATTTCGGGCGCTATCCAGCATCTTGCCGGCATGAAAGACAGTAAGGTGATCGTCGCCATCAACAAAGATGAAGAAGCGCCGATCTTCCAGGTGGCCGATTACGGGCTGGTTGCCGACCTGTTCACGGCTGTACCGGAACTGATCGAAAAGCTGTAA
- a CDS encoding DUF6473 family protein, translating to MVGEMAYVYPSDVTLDYQTCRYGTSKLTFRGPKHDLVRPYYVTLGGTETYGKFVEEPFPNLLSAGSGMPVVNLGCMNAGPDVFLKDPEVLDITSGAALTIVQVVGAANLSNPFYAVHPRRNDRFLRANPSLQNMYRDVDFTEFHFTRHMLQTLFQVSPHRFVAVAAQLQAVWVERMIQLLRSIQGKTLLLWMSHHAPCSPRADANPYADPVLVHAGMVNQVRQHASAYMEVVTSDDANHEGVENMVFSGLERHAAEGVPGPLAHKEVADALSEGINQLLAA from the coding sequence ATGGTGGGTGAAATGGCCTATGTGTATCCGAGCGATGTTACGCTCGACTATCAAACGTGCCGATATGGTACATCAAAACTTACTTTCCGGGGACCAAAGCATGATCTTGTACGGCCTTATTATGTCACGTTGGGCGGTACGGAAACTTATGGGAAGTTCGTAGAGGAACCCTTTCCGAATCTGTTGTCGGCAGGGTCTGGCATGCCAGTGGTTAACCTTGGCTGCATGAATGCCGGGCCGGATGTCTTCCTGAAAGATCCAGAAGTGCTGGATATTACCTCGGGGGCGGCGCTGACAATCGTGCAGGTCGTGGGTGCCGCGAACCTCAGCAATCCTTTCTATGCGGTTCACCCGCGTCGGAACGACCGCTTTTTACGGGCGAATCCAAGCCTTCAGAATATGTACCGCGACGTCGATTTCACGGAGTTCCACTTTACGCGGCATATGTTGCAAACATTGTTTCAGGTCTCGCCGCATCGTTTTGTGGCTGTTGCTGCACAATTGCAGGCTGTCTGGGTGGAACGCATGATCCAGTTGCTCCGTAGCATCCAGGGAAAGACATTGCTTTTGTGGATGTCGCATCATGCGCCATGTTCACCGCGTGCCGACGCAAATCCCTATGCTGATCCTGTTTTGGTTCATGCAGGGATGGTCAATCAGGTGCGCCAGCATGCCAGCGCCTATATGGAGGTGGTCACCAGTGATGACGCGAATCATGAGGGGGTCGAAAATATGGTATTCTCAGGGTTGGAGCGGCACGCCGCCGAAGGTGTCCCCGGCCCCTTGGCGCATAAAGAGGTTGCGGATGCCTTGAGTGAGGGAATCAATCAACTGCTTGCCGCGTAA
- a CDS encoding 3-hydroxybutyryl-CoA dehydrogenase: MEIKSVGIVGAGQMGNGIAHVFALAGYDVTLTDISQDSLDKAVALIDRNLERQVSRGKTSAEDKAAAMARIKTTLNLIEIGPSDLIIEAATERETVKQAIFDDLLPHLKPHTILTSNTSSISITRLASRTDRPEKFMGFHFMNPVPIMQLVELIRGIATDRETYDTLMAVVERLGKTAASAEDFPAFIVNRILMPMINEAVYTLYEGVGSVKSIDESLKLGANHPMGPLELADFIGLDTCLAIMNVLHDGLADTKYRPCPLLTKYVEAGWLGRKTKRGFYDYRGETPVPTR; this comes from the coding sequence TTGGAGATCAAGTCAGTCGGGATCGTCGGTGCAGGACAGATGGGCAACGGAATTGCGCATGTTTTTGCGCTTGCGGGGTATGACGTTACCCTCACCGATATTAGTCAGGACAGCTTGGATAAGGCCGTGGCGCTCATCGACCGTAACCTTGAGCGGCAGGTGTCACGCGGAAAAACCTCTGCCGAGGATAAAGCCGCAGCGATGGCGCGCATTAAAACCACGCTCAATCTCATCGAGATCGGCCCCTCTGACCTGATTATCGAGGCCGCGACAGAGCGCGAAACCGTGAAACAGGCGATCTTCGACGACCTGCTGCCGCACCTGAAGCCACATACGATTCTGACCTCCAACACCTCATCCATTTCGATCACGCGATTGGCGAGCCGCACCGACCGGCCGGAAAAATTCATGGGCTTTCACTTCATGAACCCCGTTCCGATCATGCAGTTGGTGGAGTTGATTCGCGGCATTGCGACAGATCGCGAAACCTATGACACGCTGATGGCGGTGGTCGAACGGCTTGGCAAAACTGCGGCAAGTGCCGAAGATTTTCCCGCCTTTATCGTTAACCGGATCCTGATGCCGATGATCAATGAGGCGGTTTATACGCTGTATGAGGGTGTAGGTTCGGTCAAATCCATTGATGAATCGCTAAAGCTTGGTGCGAATCATCCAATGGGGCCGCTGGAGTTGGCAGATTTTATCGGGCTCGACACCTGTCTCGCGATCATGAACGTGCTGCATGATGGCTTGGCAGACACCAAATACCGCCCCTGCCCTTTGCTGACCAAATATGTTGAAGCTGGCTGGCTGGGTCGCAAAACCAAGCGCGGATTTTATGATTACCGTGGTGAAACGCCCGTTCCAACACGGTAA
- a CDS encoding HPr family phosphocarrier protein, with amino-acid sequence MSERILHIENVKGLHARASAKFVEVVEEFDATAEVSKDGMSVSGDSIMGLLMLAASRGTSISVKTSGPQAEVLMEALDALVKNLFGEDF; translated from the coding sequence ATGAGCGAGCGTATTTTGCATATTGAAAACGTAAAAGGGCTTCATGCCCGCGCCTCGGCCAAATTTGTCGAAGTGGTAGAAGAGTTTGATGCCACCGCAGAAGTTTCCAAAGACGGGATGAGCGTTTCGGGCGACTCGATCATGGGCCTGCTGATGCTTGCGGCCTCGCGTGGCACCAGCATTTCTGTCAAAACCTCCGGCCCGCAGGCCGAAGTCTTGATGGAAGCGCTTGATGCTCTGGTCAAAAATCTCTTTGGCGAAGATTTCTAG
- a CDS encoding PTS sugar transporter subunit IIA produces MIGIVIVAHGGLAREYLSAVQHVVGKQKDMIAVSIEEDHDRAQKQTEICDAANSVDRDDGVVVVTDMFGGSPSNLSLMACIGRGRRILYGANLPMLIKLTKSRHLAVQDAVTLALDAGRKYINSLDLGEEGDLP; encoded by the coding sequence GTGATTGGGATTGTTATTGTTGCCCATGGCGGGCTTGCACGCGAGTATCTTTCTGCAGTGCAACATGTTGTGGGAAAACAAAAAGATATGATTGCGGTCTCGATCGAGGAAGATCACGACCGGGCGCAGAAGCAGACTGAAATCTGTGATGCTGCCAATTCTGTGGACCGCGATGACGGGGTGGTGGTTGTCACCGATATGTTCGGTGGGTCCCCCTCTAACCTGTCGCTCATGGCTTGTATTGGGCGCGGTCGGCGGATCCTGTATGGGGCAAACCTGCCAATGCTGATAAAACTGACAAAATCGCGCCACCTTGCGGTGCAAGACGCCGTGACTTTGGCGCTGGATGCTGGCCGAAAATATATTAACAGCCTCGATCTGGGCGAAGAAGGAGACCTCCCATGA
- the rapZ gene encoding RNase adapter RapZ: MEHRIVLVTGPSGAGRTTAVNALEDMGYEAIDNLPLSLVPRLIGGDSQGRPLALGLDARNREFNAAALIALIDKLTVDPRVSLSVIYLDCAPDELIRRFAQTRRRHPLAPDSTPLIGISREVDLLAPVRVRADHLIETTEMSPHDLRAEIGRWFGQSEVPGLAVSIQSFSYKRGVPRGVDMIFDCRFLRNPHWVAELRDMDGRDSAVVDYIADDPRFSEFIKKVNDLVLFLMPAQLDEGKAHLAIGFGCTGGQHRSVAVAELIASKLAQAGWPVAKRHRELERRAAVLPANGTG; this comes from the coding sequence ATGGAACATCGTATTGTCCTTGTGACTGGGCCGTCAGGGGCGGGCCGTACCACAGCGGTTAACGCGCTAGAGGACATGGGCTACGAGGCGATTGATAATCTGCCGCTCAGCCTTGTGCCGCGCTTGATTGGTGGCGATAGCCAAGGACGGCCCTTGGCGTTGGGGTTGGATGCGCGTAACCGGGAATTCAATGCAGCCGCTTTGATTGCTTTGATTGACAAATTGACGGTTGATCCACGCGTTTCACTCAGCGTTATCTATCTCGATTGCGCGCCGGACGAACTGATCCGTCGCTTTGCCCAGACCAGGCGGCGTCATCCATTGGCCCCGGATAGCACGCCCTTGATCGGTATCTCTCGGGAGGTGGATCTTTTGGCGCCCGTCCGTGTTCGTGCGGATCATCTGATCGAAACGACAGAGATGTCACCGCATGATCTGCGGGCTGAAATCGGGCGCTGGTTCGGCCAGTCGGAGGTGCCGGGACTGGCCGTTTCTATTCAGTCTTTTTCCTATAAGCGGGGCGTGCCGCGCGGCGTGGATATGATTTTTGACTGCCGCTTCCTTCGCAATCCGCATTGGGTGGCGGAGCTTCGCGATATGGACGGGCGCGATTCTGCGGTAGTTGACTATATCGCGGATGATCCGCGTTTTTCTGAATTCATTAAAAAGGTTAACGATCTGGTTCTGTTCCTGATGCCTGCCCAGCTGGATGAGGGTAAAGCACATCTGGCCATCGGGTTTGGCTGTACCGGGGGGCAACACAGATCCGTTGCCGTGGCGGAACTGATCGCATCAAAGCTTGCACAAGCAGGCTGGCCGGTGGCAAAACGGCATCGGGAGCTTGAGCGACGGGCCGCAGTGCTGCCCGCAAACGGGACAGGGTGA
- a CDS encoding HPr kinase/phosphorylase → MKDAGDELIHATAVDVGGFGILIRGASGTGKSSLALRLMAHGAKLVADDQTFLRRQDNTVWATCPPAIRGAIEARGIGLLAADALDEAKIALVVDLDCVESERLPPKRQTLLLGVPIDLVFGATSGHLPYGLLQLAHGGRWN, encoded by the coding sequence GTGAAAGACGCCGGGGATGAGCTGATACATGCAACTGCGGTTGATGTTGGCGGCTTTGGCATTTTAATCCGTGGCGCATCCGGGACAGGAAAGTCCAGCCTTGCGCTTCGCCTTATGGCGCATGGTGCAAAGCTGGTTGCTGATGACCAGACGTTTTTGCGGCGGCAGGATAATACGGTTTGGGCGACATGCCCGCCCGCCATCCGAGGCGCTATCGAGGCACGGGGAATTGGTTTGCTGGCTGCGGATGCTTTGGATGAGGCGAAAATCGCGCTTGTTGTCGATCTCGACTGTGTTGAGTCTGAAAGACTGCCGCCAAAACGCCAAACTCTTCTGCTTGGGGTGCCGATAGACCTTGTATTCGGGGCGACATCCGGCCACCTTCCATATGGGCTGTTGCAGCTTGCCCATGGCGGGCGCTGGAATTGA
- a CDS encoding sensor histidine kinase has protein sequence MKEDSRATGAGAKRRAHRGLKGVVALNRSPLARKIIIFNMMGTVILVAGVLFVNPFRDSLVLQREQGLVTEAELIADVFEAQLPTTEPEVSRDPLSVDIGKTLAAVTIGPGVDAFVFDKSGRVIAAEEGPPRGTILDGTNTQSTLITDFLNAIWETISGVLSAKDGQTEQVDSEGLAGSGFAAALAGKTTSNMARDSAGGTLFSVAAPIWNGGEVIGVVALTSAEGEIDRLVRHEREQVLQMFVIALLVSIGLSLALASTIANPLSDLAAAAELGRDRDARNMAPGRVRIPDMASRTDEIGRLSVAMRGMVAALYDRIDANEQFAADVSHEIKNPLASLRSAVGTLRVAKRDDQREKLLTVIEHDVRRLDRLLSDISNASRLDSELVKEEEDEFNLIKTIFNLSEHLGDQARQNGVDFITDLPAEPIVIRGLEERLAQVFVNLISNAVSFCEEGDAVRVWARRRENRVLVVVEDTGPGIPEQALEKVFKRFYSERPVSQFGDHSGLGLAISKQIIEAHGGVIWAENIRPTTVDATSEPLGARFVVGLPI, from the coding sequence ATGAAAGAAGATTCCAGGGCAACGGGTGCGGGGGCAAAGCGGCGTGCGCATCGTGGCCTGAAGGGTGTTGTTGCGCTTAACCGGTCACCTTTGGCGCGTAAGATCATCATTTTCAACATGATGGGGACAGTCATTCTGGTGGCTGGCGTCTTATTCGTGAACCCGTTCCGGGACAGCCTTGTTTTACAACGCGAACAGGGGCTTGTGACGGAGGCAGAGCTGATCGCCGATGTGTTCGAGGCACAGCTGCCGACCACAGAACCGGAGGTTTCGCGCGATCCCCTGTCTGTTGATATTGGTAAAACCCTTGCCGCAGTGACTATCGGTCCGGGGGTAGATGCCTTTGTTTTTGACAAGTCGGGCCGTGTGATTGCGGCCGAGGAAGGCCCGCCGCGCGGCACTATCCTTGACGGGACGAATACCCAGTCAACATTGATTACGGATTTCTTGAACGCGATCTGGGAAACGATCTCTGGCGTTTTGTCCGCCAAGGACGGGCAAACGGAACAAGTCGACTCCGAGGGGCTTGCAGGTAGCGGATTTGCAGCGGCACTTGCCGGTAAAACCACCTCTAATATGGCGCGGGATTCTGCCGGTGGCACGCTGTTCTCGGTCGCCGCGCCGATTTGGAACGGGGGCGAAGTTATTGGCGTCGTTGCGCTTACCTCTGCCGAGGGGGAGATCGACCGTCTTGTCCGGCATGAGCGCGAGCAGGTTTTGCAAATGTTTGTGATCGCATTGCTGGTGTCTATCGGACTCAGCCTTGCTCTGGCTTCCACCATCGCCAACCCGCTGTCTGATCTGGCTGCGGCTGCTGAATTGGGGCGTGACAGGGATGCAAGGAACATGGCGCCGGGGCGTGTGCGCATCCCCGATATGGCCTCGCGTACGGATGAGATTGGCCGCCTTTCGGTTGCGATGCGTGGCATGGTAGCAGCCCTTTACGACCGGATTGATGCAAATGAACAATTTGCGGCTGATGTCAGCCATGAGATTAAAAACCCACTGGCAAGTCTTCGATCTGCAGTGGGTACATTGCGGGTGGCAAAACGGGATGACCAGCGTGAGAAATTGTTGACTGTGATTGAACATGATGTGCGCCGCCTCGATCGATTGCTGAGCGATATTTCCAATGCTTCTAGGCTCGACAGTGAGTTGGTGAAAGAGGAAGAGGATGAGTTCAACCTCATCAAAACCATCTTTAACCTTTCGGAACATTTGGGCGATCAGGCCAGACAGAACGGGGTCGATTTCATCACCGACCTGCCGGCCGAACCAATTGTCATCCGTGGGTTGGAAGAGCGCTTGGCACAGGTTTTTGTCAATTTGATTTCGAATGCGGTGTCATTCTGCGAAGAGGGCGATGCCGTTCGCGTTTGGGCGCGTCGGCGTGAAAACCGTGTTTTGGTTGTGGTCGAAGATACGGGACCAGGCATTCCCGAGCAGGCTTTGGAAAAGGTGTTCAAGCGGTTTTACTCGGAACGGCCCGTTTCGCAATTCGGTGATCATTCTGGCCTCGGGCTGGCGATTTCCAAGCAGATCATCGAGGCACATGGCGGTGTTATCTGGGCCGAAAACATTAGGCCTACCACGGTTGATGCGACGTCTGAGCCCCTTGGCGCGCGGTTTGTCGTGGGTTTGCCAATTTGA
- a CDS encoding response regulator transcription factor: MPRIALVDDDRNILTSVSMTLEAEGFEVETFNDGQSALDAFTRRMPDMAVLDIKMPRMDGMDLLQRLRLKTMMPIIFLTSKDDEIDEVLGLRMGADDYVKKPFSQRLLVERIRSLLRRQVAIATDEVAVTEETKVMERGHLRMDPLRHAVAWKGRDVSLTVTEFLLLQALAQRPGFVKSRDQLMDVAYDEQVYVDDRTIDSHIKRLRKKMRTADDEFTAIETLYGIGYRYNEE, encoded by the coding sequence ATGCCAAGGATCGCCCTTGTGGACGATGACAGAAATATTCTGACCTCGGTTTCGATGACACTGGAGGCGGAAGGTTTTGAGGTGGAAACCTTCAATGACGGGCAATCCGCGTTGGACGCGTTTACGCGCCGTATGCCGGATATGGCGGTTCTGGATATCAAAATGCCGCGCATGGACGGGATGGACCTGTTGCAACGCCTGCGTTTGAAAACCATGATGCCGATCATATTTCTGACATCCAAGGATGATGAGATTGATGAAGTCCTCGGCTTGCGGATGGGTGCGGATGACTATGTCAAAAAGCCGTTCTCCCAGCGGCTTTTGGTCGAACGTATCCGGTCATTGCTGCGCCGGCAGGTCGCGATTGCAACGGATGAGGTTGCCGTCACCGAAGAAACCAAAGTGATGGAGCGTGGGCATTTGCGGATGGACCCGCTGCGCCATGCCGTTGCTTGGAAAGGTCGGGATGTCTCCTTGACCGTTACCGAGTTTTTGCTGCTTCAGGCGCTTGCGCAACGGCCCGGCTTTGTGAAAAGCCGCGATCAGCTGATGGATGTGGCCTATGATGAGCAGGTTTATGTCGATGACCGGACAATCGACAGCCACATCAAACGCTTGCGCAAGAAAATGCGCACCGCAGATGATGAATTCACCGCAATCGAGACGTTATACGGTATCGGCTACCGTTATAATGAGGAGTGA
- a CDS encoding phosphoenolpyruvate carboxykinase — MNTGRVNPSHTLENQGITGLGSVSYNQIEPALIEAAIARGEGKLGIGGAFLVSTGKFTGRSPKDKHIVRSPLVEDTIWWENNAAMAPEAFDVLRADMLDYMKGGDYFVQDLYAGADPEHRLDVRVITELAWHGLFIRHLLRRPARDELEGFVPEWTIINCPGFKADPARHGCRSETAIVMNFDSKEILIANTAYAGENKKSVFTLLNYLLPEKGVMAMHCSANHAVDDPDNAAVFFGLSGTGKTTLSADPSRTLIGDDEHGWSDKGTFNFEGGCYAKTINLRAEAEPEIYATTHRFGTVVENMVYNEETLELDFDDDSLTANMRCAYPLEAISNASETGMGGHPKNIIMLTCDAFGVLPPIARLTPAQAMYHFLSGFTSKVAGTERGVTEPTPTFSTCFGAPFMPRRPEVYGKLLQAQIAKHGANCWLVNTGWTGGAYGVGSRMPIRATRALLTAALNGTLSNSEFRRDANFGFDVPVAVGGVADELLDPRQTWEDKDAYDAQAAKLVQMFADNFGQYMPFIDDDVKAAAI; from the coding sequence ATGAACACCGGACGCGTAAACCCAAGCCATACACTTGAAAATCAAGGCATCACTGGACTTGGATCTGTCTCTTACAACCAGATTGAGCCTGCCCTCATCGAAGCCGCAATCGCGCGCGGCGAAGGGAAACTGGGCATTGGCGGGGCATTCCTCGTCTCGACCGGGAAATTTACCGGCCGGTCCCCGAAGGACAAGCACATTGTGCGCTCGCCCTTGGTCGAAGACACAATTTGGTGGGAAAACAACGCCGCTATGGCACCAGAAGCTTTTGACGTCTTGCGCGCCGATATGCTGGATTACATGAAGGGCGGCGATTATTTCGTCCAAGACCTTTACGCAGGCGCCGACCCCGAGCACCGTCTCGACGTGCGCGTCATCACAGAACTTGCATGGCACGGGCTGTTTATCCGCCACCTCCTGCGCCGCCCCGCCCGCGATGAGCTGGAAGGTTTTGTCCCGGAATGGACGATCATCAACTGCCCGGGCTTCAAGGCCGATCCCGCGCGTCACGGCTGCCGTTCGGAAACCGCGATCGTGATGAACTTCGACTCCAAGGAAATCCTGATCGCAAACACCGCCTATGCCGGTGAAAACAAGAAATCCGTCTTTACCTTGCTGAACTATCTGTTGCCCGAAAAAGGCGTGATGGCGATGCATTGTTCTGCCAACCACGCAGTGGATGATCCCGATAATGCCGCCGTGTTCTTTGGCCTGTCAGGCACCGGGAAAACCACCCTTTCCGCTGATCCTTCCCGCACCTTGATCGGCGACGACGAACATGGCTGGTCCGACAAAGGCACCTTCAACTTCGAAGGTGGCTGCTATGCCAAGACCATCAACCTGCGTGCCGAGGCAGAACCGGAGATCTATGCAACCACCCACCGCTTCGGGACCGTGGTTGAAAACATGGTCTATAACGAAGAAACGCTGGAGCTGGATTTTGATGATGACAGCCTGACAGCCAACATGCGCTGTGCCTACCCGTTGGAAGCCATTTCCAATGCGTCGGAAACCGGCATGGGCGGTCATCCCAAAAACATCATCATGCTGACCTGCGATGCATTCGGTGTCTTGCCGCCCATCGCGCGTCTGACACCTGCACAGGCGATGTATCACTTCCTCTCCGGCTTCACCTCCAAGGTGGCGGGTACAGAGCGCGGCGTGACAGAGCCTACGCCGACCTTCTCTACCTGCTTTGGCGCGCCCTTCATGCCACGCAGGCCCGAAGTGTACGGCAAGCTGTTGCAAGCCCAGATCGCCAAGCATGGCGCAAACTGCTGGTTGGTGAACACCGGCTGGACGGGTGGTGCCTATGGCGTCGGCTCGCGTATGCCGATCCGTGCGACACGGGCCTTGCTGACGGCCGCGCTGAACGGGACATTGTCAAACAGCGAGTTCCGCCGCGATGCAAACTTCGGCTTTGATGTGCCTGTCGCGGTAGGTGGTGTGGCCGATGAACTGCTGGATCCGCGTCAGACATGGGAAGACAAAGACGCCTATGACGCACAGGCTGCCAAACTGGTGCAGATGTTTGCCGATAACTTCGGCCAATATATGCCCTTCATCGACGACGACGTGAAAGCCGCCGCGATCTGA